One Desulfuromonas sp. KJ2020 genomic window, GGAACCCTTTCACCGAGAAGAACTGATACGGTTGCCGGGAAACTTTTTCTGTTACGCTCCTCCGTCTCCGGCGCTGGACATAGCCCCCCTGCCCTGGAGAAGCAACGGCTATGTGACTTTTGGCAGCTTCAACAACTTTTCCAAAATCTCCAATAAGCTTCTGGAGACTTGGTGCACGATTCTCCACGCCGTGCCCGATTCCCGCCTCTTTTTCCAGGGTAAGCCGATGTCGGACCACGTCAAGGTTAGTGAATTGAAGACTTTTTTTGAGCGAAGAGGGATTCATGGAGAACGGATCCACGTCAGGGGGAATACCTCGTTTCAGGAACATATGAATCTTTTAAGTCAGGTGGATATCGCTTTGGATACCTTCCCTTGGAATGGGCATACGACAACCTGCCATACCCTGTGGATGGGAGTGCCGGTTGTGGCCTTGGAAGGCGAACGGGGGATTTCCAGAATGGGTATGTCCATCCTGTGTGGATTGGGCGAAGAAAGACTGGTCGCCCGCACTGTTGAAGAATATGTGTCCAAAGCTGTTGCCCTGGCCGAGACACCAGAGGCTCTTAGCCATTTTCGTATGAATATCCGCGCTCAAATCTTGAACAGTCCTTGGGGAAAGCAGGAACAGTACAATGCCAACCTCGATGCCGTTTACAGAGATCTCTGGAGAAAATACTGCGGGGTCTGCTCATGAGCGCCGGTGCTGAGTCAATCAATCCGGGGCTGTCGGTGGTGATGATCGGCCGCAATGAGGCCACTTCTCTGAGGCAGGCCATTATTCCGGCCTTGCAGCTGGCGGACGAAGTGGTCTTTGTCGATACCGGCTCCAACGATTCTTCGGCCGCCCTAGCTGAGGCGCTTGGAGCGCGGGTCTTTTTCTTCGCCTGGTGCGACGATTTTTCCCGGGCCAAGAATTTTGCCGTCGAGCAGGCTCGTCATGACTGGATTCTCAATATGGACTGCGATGAAAGCATCGATGTGCGACAAGCTCGGAAAATTCTTCAGGAAGCGCTGAGTCGCGAAGATGAGCAGGCTTACCAAATCCGCATTGATAATGTGCGTGACAACGGAGATTGCCTGCCCTCCTCGGCGCTACGTCTTTTTCGCAATGATAAGCGCATCCGCTTTGCTAATCCCATTCACGAGTCGGTGGGCGAATCGCTGTATCGGCATTGGCCCGACCGCCGACCCCCGGAGTTGCCATTGCGATTGATGCACTGGGGATACAGCGAGACCAGCACGGCGGAGAAGACCGACAGGAACTGGCGGGTACTGCAGCAGTGGCTGGAACGTGAACCGGAAAATATATTCGCCAATTTCAAAGCCGGCCAGACTTTACGGGGAAAAGGGGAGATAGCAGAAGCGGCAACAAGGTTCGGTCGAGCCTTCCACCAGCTCCTGCAGGATCCCCAACGCGGAACCTACCCCTACTGGCCGGACTTGGTGCAGCAGTACCTTGAATGCCTCATGGCCACGGGCTCTGGAGCAGAAGCGGCGAAGGTCCAAAGCCTGGTGGCGGTTTTGTAAAAATTTTTCAGCAACGGTATAAATATTTTCTAAAGTCTCGACACATAGTGGTCGATAAGATCATCAAGCCGGGAGAAATCCATAAAAGGAGGTGGTGGCGTTTCACGAAACAATTCCAGTCTCGCGGTGAAGACAATTTTTCAAGGTTTTTTTAAGTAGGGCACGGACGCCCGCAAACACACACATCACGGAGGATAATCTTATGGCACTCGTAATCAACAGCAATATCGGTTCTCTTAACGCACAACGTAACCTGAACTCGACGTCTAAAGGCATGAACACTGCTATGCAGCGCCTGTCTTCGGGTTTGCGTATCAACAGCGCCAAGGACGACGCCGCCGGTCTGGCCATTTCCGACCGCATGACCGCCCAGATCCGCGGTCTGAACCAGGCTGCCCGTAACGCCAACGACGGTATCTCTCTGGCTCAAACTGCTGAGGGCGCGCTCTCTGAGACCACCAACATCCTGCAGCGTATGCGCGAACTGTCTGTTCAGTCGGCCAACGCCACCAACTCCAGCTCGGACCGCACTTCTCTCGACGCTGAATTCAAGCAGCTGATCTCTGAAATTGATCGGATCGCTACCGACACCACCTTCAACAACACCAAGCTGCTCGATGGCTCTTTCACTAGCCAGGCTTTCCAGGTTGGCGCTAACTCCGGTCAGACCATTTCGGTCAGCGTAGCCGGTGCGACCGCTTCTACCCTGGGTGTCGGCTCCTTGGCCGTTACTTCAGCCTCTGGCGCCAGCGCAGCAATCGGTGCCATTGACACGGCCATTGCCAGCGTGGACAGCATCCGCGGCAATCTCGGTGCGGTGCAGAATCGCTTCGAGTCGACTATCGCCAACCTGCAGAACGTGTCTGAGAACGTCTCCGCCGCCCGTTCCCGTATCCTCGATGCGGACATCGCGTCTGAAACGTCCAACATGACCAAGTACAATATCCTGCAGCAGGCAGGGGTTTCGATCCTGGCTCAGGCCAACCAGACTCCTCAGTTGGCCCTGTCTCTCCTCGGCTAATCGAGAGAACCATCAGTGAGATCGGGGGCCGGATTTCCGGCCCCCCTTTTTCCCGTTGGTAAGAGGAGAAGACCATGAGAGTTGAATCTGTTGCCGCCCAAGGCACATCCCCATTCAAGGAACAGGAGACCCTTGCAACTCAGAAGGTCGAGCGGCAAAGCGCCAGGGACTCCAGCTCGTCTCCTGATGATAAGCAGAAGGTGCCGCCTGAGGAAGTTCTGACCAAGATCAAGGAATTGACTCAGGACGGTGCCTACAGTGTGCGCTTTGAAATGGATGACGCGACCCAAAAGCTGATTATCCGGCTTGTCGATCCGGCTACCGGCGAAATGATCCGACAGATCCCGCCCGAGGAAATCCTTGGTAACGTCAAACATCTGAAGACCCTGCGAGGCAATCTGGTCGATTCGGCCAGCTAAAGAAGGCGGAGGCAGCTATGTCCATTACTTTCGGCGGATTGGCCACGGGCCTGGATACAAATGCCATCATCGATGCGTTGATGCAAATCGAACGCAGGCCGATCGATCGTCTGGAGCGTGAGCAGAGCTACCTCAAAAGCCGCCTGGATGCCTTTAAAAGTTTTGACGGCATTCTGGCGAAGCTGCAGAGTAAATTTGAGGCCTTGGATTCTCAGGACGAAGTCCGTTCCTATGCCGCCAAAGCCGGCACCGACGAATTTTTCGGCGTGTCAACCTCCGGCACGGCGATTCCGGGCAACTACCAGATCGAAGTCCAGAACCTTGCTCAGTTGCAAAAAGATGTCAGTGGCGGATATGCCAGTTCGACGGAACCAGCGTTCGGGCAAGGTGCAATCACCATCAATGGCGTTGATATCACCTATGACGGTGATTCCCTCAGCAGCTTGGTGGATAAGATCAATCTGGCCAATACGGGGGATACGCCGACGGGTGTTTCTGCCTCGATCATCAACGACGGGGTTACCGGCTACCGCATGGTCCTGACGGGGGATGACGCCTCCACCAGCTTTACGGTGAGCGGGAATGAGACAACGGCGGGAACGTACGCAGCCCCGATTTTTACCAATGTTCAATCGGCCATGCAGGCGTCCATTCTGGTCGACAATATCCAGATCAAAAGTGACACGAATACTTTTGATGAGGCGATTCCCGGCATCACCCTCGATTTGACCAAAGCCAACGCCGTTGGCGAGAAAACCAGCCTCAATGTCACCGTTGACAAAGAAGCGGTTAAAACCAAAATCAACGATTTTGTCAAAGCCTATAATGAGGTGTTTGATTTTATCGCTCGGCAATCCGAGTCCGATTGGGGCAAAGATTCCAGTTTCCGCAGCGTCAAGCGTCGCCTTCAGGATTTGCTTACGACGCCAGTCGGCGTTTCGGGAAGCTATACCATGCTGTCTCAGTTGGGCCTCAAAACCGAACGAGACGGTACTCTGACGGTCAGCGATGCGCAGTTGACCGAAGCGATCGATAATGACCTCGACGGAATCGCCAAATTGCTGGCCGGAGAGACCGGTGTCGATGGAATCAGCACCTTGTTCAAAGGTTATCTGGACAGCATGACCGACAGTTCTGATGGGATTTACGCCAGTCGCAAGGAGACCACGGATAGCAGTCTCCGGCGCATCGACCTCAATATTCTGAGGCTTGAGGACCGCCTTGAGCAAAAAGAGAAAAACCTTCGGGCCCAGTACAGCGCGTTGGAGGAGCTCGTTTCGGTAATGAACTCGCAAAGTGCGTATCTGTCCCAGCAACTGAGTGCCTTGAACGTTAGAGCCTAAAGCGGAGTTTCTTATGAACGCCTATTTCAACCAATATCAGAATACCCAGGTTTCGACAGCCTCGCGCGAGCAGATCCTTCTTATGCTATACGATGGTGCGATCCGCTTTGTGCGTCAGGCCGAAGAGGCCATGGCGGCGAAGAATTTCAGCCAAAAAACGGTTATGATCAACAAGGCCATGGCGATCATCACCGAATTTTCGGCAACCCTTGATTTTGAGGTTGGTGGGGACATTGCGCATAATCTTTACGCCTTGTACGACTACATGAACCGGGAGCTGGTCAAAGGGAATGTCTCCAATGACCCGGCTCATCTGCAGATTGTCCTCAAACTTTTAACGGAGTTGCGGGAAACTTGGGCTGAGGCCGTCGAAATCTACCGGAAAGAGAAAGCGGCTGAAAAAAATGCCGCGGTTTCCTCTCAGGCAGGTGCCGGAGAGGGGCGAACCCTCGCCGTGTCACTGTAGCGGCCCCACCGCAGGAGAAGGCAATGGATAACGCGATGAACATGGAAGAAAGGCTGTTGGAAAAAGGCGAATTCTTTTTCGCAAAGGGCTCCCTCGACCTGGCTGTGCAGATGTTTCGTGAGGTGTTGGATCTGAACCCCCGCCGCAAAGAGGCGCATAATAACCTGGGCTGCGTTTTCTTTCAGCAGGGAGTGATGGACAAGGCCGAAGAGAGTCTGCTCAGGGCTTACGCCCAGGACTGCGATTATCTTAATGCTGCCGAAAACCTGGCGGAGCTGTATAAGCAGATGAAAAATTACCGCCGTGAACTCTTTTTTCGCCAGGAGGCGGTCAAGATCGAGCAGGATAACCCTTCCCGCTGGAATGCTTTGGCACTCTGCTGGCTGGAACTGGGAAATGCCGCCGAGGTGCAGAGGGCTTTTGAGAAATCCCTTTCTCTCGATGGTGGACAGGCGCAGATTCGTGACCTTCTTGCCGAGCTAGCTTCGATGAATAAGGAAGCTGCCGCAGTCTGAAAAAGGATGGAAATGGACAGCTGCCAGAATAATGAGGATCGATTGACCGAATTATTGCGCGAATCCTTGACAGGATATGAACAGCTACTTTCTCTGAATGAAGAAATCCTCGATATAAACATACAGGCTGCCCCGGAAGCGATTGAGTCGTACAGACAACGCGTAAAAAGTCTGTTGGTCGAGATTCAGAAGGTGGATAATCGGGCTGCAAGGGTTGTAGACGAGCTATCTGCACAGCCTGAAAACCCATTGCACCAGCAACGCCAGGAGCTTCTGCAGCGCCTTGAGGAGCAGAACCGATTGATTTCTGAGAAAATCCGTGGCATGATGTCCCTCATTTCGGCCGAAATCGGGCAGTTGCGGGGGGGGATGACGGCCATGTCCGGTTACCACGGTGACTGTGACCAGAAAGGCAGTGTCCTCAAAAAGTCCTGCTGATCCCCCCTCCCCAGATCATTGCAGCAAGGATTCATCCGTGTCCTCCTTAACGCTTCTCAGCCATTTGCAAGACTCCAAGGTCGTGCGTGTCTTCGTGCCGCTGAAAAACGGTGACCGCAAACGCCTGGACGGTGTAGCCAAGGTCGTCAACGACACCCTGGTCGAAGTCAGCTTCCTGCCCGATCAACTTCCAGTCTCTGATATTGAAATCCTTCAAAAGGCCTTGATCTCTCTCGATACAGGCGATGGTACCCTTTCGTTAAACTGCTCGATCGAGAAGATCGTCAGTGACGAGAAGCTCTTGCTGATGGCGACCGAATCAATCAGCCATGAGCAAAAACGCGAATGGTTTCGGGTGGATGGGAACTTCGCCGTCAAGTACTGGCCGGTCACGGAAAAAGGGGCCCCAAGCGGTGATACCGCCACGGGAGAGACCATCGATATCAGCGGCGGTGGCGTGCGTCTGGCGGTCAAAGAGTGTCTGCCGGTACGAACCCGTCTGCGCATGGAGATCGAGATGGCAGAGCATGGCGAGAAAGTCACCTGCATCGGGCGCGTCATGCGCGTGATCCGCACCTTCAGCGGTCGTTCGCAGATGGGGGTGCAGTTTGAGGATATGGAGAATGAGGAGAGGGATAAGATCGTCGCCTTCTGCCTGGCCGAGCAGCGGCGGCAGTTGCGCCTGAAGGTGCAGGTGGTGGGGACGGTTTAGGGACTTATTCGTCATACGTGGTTTTTTTGAGGCCTCTGCCGTAATGGTGGGGGCTTTTTTAATTTTTTCGGTCCGGTAAGTCTTAAAACCGGCGGGTTGCGCCCCGCCTTGACGCCTTCCTTTTCTTGCTCGTCCAAGAAAAGGAAGCAAAAGAAGGACGCCCGGCTCCTTGCCCTGCGGGTTCCCTCCGCTCCGCCGCCCGTCCGGGGGCGGGCAAAAACTCGCTGCGCTCAAACATTTGCCCGCCTCTTCCCGGCCGGTCGGCTACGCTCCGGCAGCGTCACATGGGGGGGAAGCAGAAAACCCTGGGCTGAAACGGTTTTGACTTGCCCTTTGTGGTTTGTCCTCCCCCTGAGAACTCGCCTTCGTCGGGCGGAGGTTTCGGGAAAAGCCGTGAGCTTAAGCGCAGCGTATGTGAACGGCCTCGAAACTTCTGCCCGTCGAAGGGAACCTGCGCCAGCAGGCGAGTGAACCGGGGGCGCCCTTTGGGTCCAACCCTTTGGGCGAACAAAGGGTTGGGCGGCGTCAGGGGCCGCGCCCCCTGGGTTTTAAAACCCTTTAGCCACGAATAAAGGCAAATAAGGGCAAATGAAGGCAAAAACCAGGCTTGGGGTAATCCCTAAAAACGCCTCTTAGGGTTTTCATTCGTGTCCATTCACCCTTATTCGTGGCGCTCTTTTGACCTTTGACCGATTATCCCGCGCAGGCGTTACGACAACAGCGTCTCCACCTTGGCAAGAACCTCGTCGATAACTTCCTGCTCTACCTCCCCCTCTTTTTTCGCTTTGCGGGCCCGCCAGTCGAGGCTTTTGAGCTGATCGGCCAGCGCTACGCCGGGTTTGCCGCTGACTGTAGTAGCCACTTCAAAAGG contains:
- a CDS encoding tetratricopeptide repeat protein produces the protein MDNAMNMEERLLEKGEFFFAKGSLDLAVQMFREVLDLNPRRKEAHNNLGCVFFQQGVMDKAEESLLRAYAQDCDYLNAAENLAELYKQMKNYRRELFFRQEAVKIEQDNPSRWNALALCWLELGNAAEVQRAFEKSLSLDGGQAQIRDLLAELASMNKEAAAV
- the fliS gene encoding flagellar export chaperone FliS gives rise to the protein MNAYFNQYQNTQVSTASREQILLMLYDGAIRFVRQAEEAMAAKNFSQKTVMINKAMAIITEFSATLDFEVGGDIAHNLYALYDYMNRELVKGNVSNDPAHLQIVLKLLTELRETWAEAVEIYRKEKAAEKNAAVSSQAGAGEGRTLAVSL
- a CDS encoding flagellar protein FlaG, encoding MRVESVAAQGTSPFKEQETLATQKVERQSARDSSSSPDDKQKVPPEEVLTKIKELTQDGAYSVRFEMDDATQKLIIRLVDPATGEMIRQIPPEEILGNVKHLKTLRGNLVDSAS
- a CDS encoding glycosyltransferase family 2 protein, whose translation is MSAGAESINPGLSVVMIGRNEATSLRQAIIPALQLADEVVFVDTGSNDSSAALAEALGARVFFFAWCDDFSRAKNFAVEQARHDWILNMDCDESIDVRQARKILQEALSREDEQAYQIRIDNVRDNGDCLPSSALRLFRNDKRIRFANPIHESVGESLYRHWPDRRPPELPLRLMHWGYSETSTAEKTDRNWRVLQQWLEREPENIFANFKAGQTLRGKGEIAEAATRFGRAFHQLLQDPQRGTYPYWPDLVQQYLECLMATGSGAEAAKVQSLVAVL
- a CDS encoding flagellin domain-containing protein, whose translation is MALVINSNIGSLNAQRNLNSTSKGMNTAMQRLSSGLRINSAKDDAAGLAISDRMTAQIRGLNQAARNANDGISLAQTAEGALSETTNILQRMRELSVQSANATNSSSDRTSLDAEFKQLISEIDRIATDTTFNNTKLLDGSFTSQAFQVGANSGQTISVSVAGATASTLGVGSLAVTSASGASAAIGAIDTAIASVDSIRGNLGAVQNRFESTIANLQNVSENVSAARSRILDADIASETSNMTKYNILQQAGVSILAQANQTPQLALSLLG
- a CDS encoding PilZ domain-containing protein, with the translated sequence MSSLTLLSHLQDSKVVRVFVPLKNGDRKRLDGVAKVVNDTLVEVSFLPDQLPVSDIEILQKALISLDTGDGTLSLNCSIEKIVSDEKLLLMATESISHEQKREWFRVDGNFAVKYWPVTEKGAPSGDTATGETIDISGGGVRLAVKECLPVRTRLRMEIEMAEHGEKVTCIGRVMRVIRTFSGRSQMGVQFEDMENEERDKIVAFCLAEQRRQLRLKVQVVGTV
- the fliD gene encoding flagellar filament capping protein FliD, translating into MSITFGGLATGLDTNAIIDALMQIERRPIDRLEREQSYLKSRLDAFKSFDGILAKLQSKFEALDSQDEVRSYAAKAGTDEFFGVSTSGTAIPGNYQIEVQNLAQLQKDVSGGYASSTEPAFGQGAITINGVDITYDGDSLSSLVDKINLANTGDTPTGVSASIINDGVTGYRMVLTGDDASTSFTVSGNETTAGTYAAPIFTNVQSAMQASILVDNIQIKSDTNTFDEAIPGITLDLTKANAVGEKTSLNVTVDKEAVKTKINDFVKAYNEVFDFIARQSESDWGKDSSFRSVKRRLQDLLTTPVGVSGSYTMLSQLGLKTERDGTLTVSDAQLTEAIDNDLDGIAKLLAGETGVDGISTLFKGYLDSMTDSSDGIYASRKETTDSSLRRIDLNILRLEDRLEQKEKNLRAQYSALEELVSVMNSQSAYLSQQLSALNVRA